The following nucleotide sequence is from Pseudomonas sp. RC10.
CATGCCGCCCGGCACGATGCCCGCAGCGATCGGATCTTTCCGGTGCTGCGTTGCGTACAGGGCAATCAGGGTAAGCGCGAATCCAATGCCTTTCACTACGACGCAAGTCTGGTGACGGCGCTGATTCCGGTGTTCATCCCCACCGAGGGCGAGGAGCGCGGCGATCTGATGCTCTTCCCGAACATTCGACGGGTGCGTGGTTGGGTGCTGTTCAACGTGATCGAGAAAGCGTTGCTGCAGAACAAGGTTACCCGTGGCTGGATCGTCAAAGGCATGCAGCGCAACTGGCTCAAGCCTTATGTCCTGCGCCTGGAACCCGGCAATGTTTATTTCTTCTGGGGCTACCGCACGCTGCACGCCAATCAGCCCTGCGGTGCCGATGTGAAGCGCGCCACAGCGCTGTTCCACTTCGGTGACCCCCATACAGGCAGTCTGGCGACCCGGCTGATTCTGCGGATCAACCAGGGTCGAGCGAGACGGATGAGTAATAAAGCCGGCAATCAGCCTCCTGCTTCCACACAGAGCTGAACCGGACCGCACACGGTGTGCAACCCGCCTTGAAAGCATGGCTGCCTAAAAGCCCTGAAAGATTTGCGTCAGAAATGGAGATTTCGATGATCAACGTAACCAAGACTTACCTGGGCGATATCGACAAGTTCAAAACTTACGTCGAAGGCATCTATGCGCGTGGCTGGTTGACCAACCACGGTCCGCTGGTGTGCCAACTGGAAGAGCGCCTGAAGGAATACCTCGGCGTCAGGCACGTCATCCTGACCAACAACGGCACCCTCGCCCTGCAAGTCGCCTACCGCGCACTCGGCCTGAGCGGCAGCGCAGTGACCACGCCCTTCAGCTTCGTGGCCACCAGCAGTTCGTTGCAATGGGAAGGCATTCGCCCGATCTTCGCGGACATTGATGCGCAGACCTGGAACATCTCCCCTGAGCACATCGAAAGCCGCATCGTCTCGGACACCACCGCCATCGTCGGCACCCATGTGTTCGGCAACCCCTGCGCAGTGGAACGCATCGAAGAAATCGCCCGTCGGCGCAATCTGAAAGTCGTGTACGACGGCGCCCATGCCTTCGCCGTGCGCCACGCCGGTCAGTCGGTGCTTAACTGGGGCGACATCAGCACCTTGAGCTTTCATGCCACCAAGCTGTTTCACACCATTGAAGGCGGCGCGATCATCACCAACGACGATGAGCTGGCCCGTCGCGTTCACTTGCTGTGCAACTTCGGCATCGTTGAAGTCGACAAGATCGACGGCATCGGCATCAACGCCAAGCTCAACGAATTTTCAGCGGCAATGGGCCTGTGCATTCTCGACGACATCGAGAACATTCTTCAGCAACGCGCTGAAATTGCCCACCGCTACACCACCCGCCTGGGCGATTACGTCGACCTCCAGAAACCGGAAGACAACAGCGAGCTCAACAACAGTTACTACCCGATCGCCCTGAGCGACGAGCAGCAGTTGTTGCGCGTACGCAGTGCCTTGAACACCAATGGCATCAACCCGCGCCGGTATTTCTACCCATCGCTGGACACCCTTGAATACCTGCAACCGCAGGCGGCACAAACTGCGTCGCGCGCCTTGAGTGACCGCGTGCTCTGCCTGCCGATCTTCCCGGGCCTGCAAGTGGAAGATCAGGAGCGGGTGATTGCCACCGTGATTGCCGAATGCAGCCTGGGTCATGCGTCCTACCAGGCCCCGAACCTGGCGAGCGCCATCTGAAGCCGGTGTCACGTCACGTTCAGGCAAGAAAGGGACATTCCATGCAAACCAAACGCTCAGTCATACGCAACACTGCGTTGAGCTATGCAGGCCAGGCCTACACGCTGCTGGTGGGAATCCTGATCATGCCGTTCTACCTCGGCCACATGGGCGCCGAGGCATATGGCCTGATCGGTTTCTTCTCGGTGTTGCAGGCCTGGCTGCAATTGCTGGACGCGGGGTTATCGCCCAGCCTGGTGCGCGCCGTTGCGCATCAGCAAGGGGCGACGGTGCAGGACTATCACTCCGGCCGCCTGCTGCGGTCGTTCGAACTGATCTTCGTGCCGCTGGCGGGTCTGTGTTGTGTGGCGATGATGGCCGGGAGCGACTGGATCGCCGTGCACTGGCTCAACGCCAAGGAGCTGTCGACCCAGACGCTGGTCGAGTGCATCAGCCTGATGGGTATCGTGATCGCCCTGCGGCTGTTTTCGACACTCTATAAAAGCGGGATTCAGGGCCTCGAACAACACGCTTGGCTGAACATCGCCAACGTGATCATCGCCACCCTGCGCTACTTCGGCGGGCTGTTTCTGGTGAGTACGATCACCAGCGACCCGGTGACGTTCT
It contains:
- a CDS encoding DegT/DnrJ/EryC1/StrS family aminotransferase, with translation MINVTKTYLGDIDKFKTYVEGIYARGWLTNHGPLVCQLEERLKEYLGVRHVILTNNGTLALQVAYRALGLSGSAVTTPFSFVATSSSLQWEGIRPIFADIDAQTWNISPEHIESRIVSDTTAIVGTHVFGNPCAVERIEEIARRRNLKVVYDGAHAFAVRHAGQSVLNWGDISTLSFHATKLFHTIEGGAIITNDDELARRVHLLCNFGIVEVDKIDGIGINAKLNEFSAAMGLCILDDIENILQQRAEIAHRYTTRLGDYVDLQKPEDNSELNNSYYPIALSDEQQLLRVRSALNTNGINPRRYFYPSLDTLEYLQPQAAQTASRALSDRVLCLPIFPGLQVEDQERVIATVIAECSLGHASYQAPNLASAI